The following is a genomic window from bacterium.
TTTTTCCGCTACTCGCAGATACTGCTCTATTGCTGCATCTCCTATGGCGTGCATCGCCACGCGAAGACTCTTCGCCCGTGCATCCATAAAAAATTGGTAAAGCCTGTCATCGGTAAAATAAAGTATACCCCTGTTTTCAGGAGCGTCCGTGTAAGGTTTACTTAACGCAGCAGTTCTCGAGCCAAAAGAACCATCAAGAAGAATACAGCCACCTATTTGCTTCAATCCAAGTTCGGCCACACTGGCTACATCTGTCGTCTCAACGAATATGGTCAGCTTAATGGGGAGTGAGTCCTTGATGGTCATAAGAACTCTTGCCCAGCGAATGTTGGGAACCAGCGCATGAACAAAGAGCGCTCCCGCCTTAACGGCGAAGTCGGAAACCCTTTTGGCTGCGTCTTTTAGGGTTTCCTCGTCAAGCAATGTGAAAAGATGTTCTATTACAAGTTCGTTGGATTTACCCAAGTAAATACCGTTTTCATTTCGGAGCCGTTCGGGGAGTAATTTCATCGCAGCACGCGATAGCGAACACGAATGACCATCCGCACGGCGAATAACGACCGGTATATCGCCAAAAATGTCCGTTAGCTCATCTGCAGTGGGCATTGAGTCGATAGGGTCGTAATCGTAGCCCCATAATATCTTTCCGATAAGGTTGCTTGTAGGGTCTGTGTTGCGAAGTTTTTGGACGAGTTCCGCTTTGGTTCTCACATCGCCAAGATTCAGCGCGCCAAGGTAAAGCCCCGTCTGAAAAAAGTGAACATGGGAGTCCGTAAGGGCTGGTATTAAAACCTTCTCTCCGAGTTCGAGCACATCTGAGTTTTCGGGCAGTTCATGGCTGTCGTCGAGCTCAACAACCTTGTTCCCCTTTATAATTATCCGTCCGAAAGTCCGCTCGGGGAACCGTATTTTTCCTATTATGGTCAGCATTTTTGGCGAAAATTTGTTTTATTACCCACGATGTTGCGTATCCTATCGCTGCGCCTATCGCGAACCCTCCAAGCACATCGCTTGGGTAGTGGACACCAAGGTAAATTCGCGAGAACCCCACGGCAATAGCGAGTGGCACTGTGAATCTTAGTGATTTTTTGTAGAATGTAAAAAGCGCCATTGCTATCGCTGCGCTGTTCGCAGCGTGGTTTGATGGGAACGAAAACCTTCCGCCGCAGCCCAGAACAAGCCTGACATCGAGGCTTAGGCATGGTCTTAGACGCCCTATGAGTGGCTTTAAAAACTTAGCAGCTGTTAAATCGGATATGGAGACGGCAATTATTATTGCTACTGCTGCAAGAATCCCCCGCTTACCGCCGAAAACGACGAGAAAAATCATGCCACTAAAAATTATCGGTATCCAAAGTTTCCTGTCGCTCATAAGAATCATGGTGAAGTCAAGGATTCGACACGCAAGATGGTGATTTATAAAGTTGAATGCTATAAGGTCGATTTTTGCTATCGCATCAAGCATCGAAAATAATCCCTATTTTTGGAATACAATCCTAAAATGATTGCCAAAACACCTGCGCGCAAATTTTATTTGTTAGCTTTTAAGTGATGAATATTATAGCTTAATAGGAATTGGAGAAAGTCAATAAAGCGAGCTTTTTATGGACGGGCTTATCGCTATAACCTACAGATGCAACGCAAGATGCAAAATGTGCCACATCTGGCAGCACCCGTCAAAACCATCTGAGGAGATAACGCCTAAGGATTTAGAGAAAATCCCTGATGGGCTGAGATTTGTTAATATAACGGGTGGGGAACCTTTTGTCCGCGACGATGTTGGCGATTTTATTGAGGTCCTCAGAAAAAAAGCCGGGCGAATAGTGATAAGCACCAACGGTTTCTTCACCGATAAAATTCTGGACATCGCGAAAAAATACCCCGATGTCGGCATAAGAGTAAGCCTTGAGGGTTTCAGCAAGGTTAACGATTATCTTCGCGGCATGGACGGCGGTTTTGAGCGCGGTCTTAAAACACTCGTAGAACTTCACGCGATGGGGCACAAGGACATAGGTTTCGGCATTACGCTTTCAGATGATAACATAGAGGACTTGCTGCCGCTCTTTCACCTTTCCGAGGCTATGGGAATGGAGTTCGCCACCGCTGCTGTCCATAATTCATACTATTTCCACAAGGAGGATAACAAAATTTCGCGCCAAAACGAGATGATAAAAGCGCTTGAACAGCTGGTTAACGAGCTTCTCGCCACATCCCGTCCAAAAAATTGGTTCAGGGCATATTTCAATCATGGACTCATAAATTATGTTCGTGGCGGAAAAAGGTTACTGCCATGTATGGCTGGAACGGTTCTTTTCTTTATAGACCCTTACGGCGAGGTTCATCCGTGCAATGCAATGAATGTGAGCTTTGGCAACATTAAGGATAAAAGCTGGGATGAGCTTTGGCACGGTGAGCATGCGGAAAAAATCCGCAAAATGGTGGCGCAATGCCAGAAAAACTGCTGGATGATAGGTAGCGTTGCACCGATGATAAAAAGAAACCTTATTAGGGTTGGCATGTGGGTCGCTGCCAGAAAACTTGGCTCGATTTTTGGCGTTCGCTACAATGCATCCAAATGAATGTATTAATCGTAAACACTTTATACTATCCTCAAGGGGGTGCACCGCAATATGGCTTAATGCTTGCAAAGTTGCTTTCAGGGGCTGGACACAATCCGATACCGTTCGCAATGAAGACCCCTCACGATTTGCCGACTCCCTATTCGAAATATTTCGTAAGCTTTATCGACTTCAAAGAAGAGCTTAGAAAACGCTCGCCCAAAAGTTTTTTTAAAGTTCTTTCGCGGATATTCCACTTTTCCGAAGCAGCAGAAAAAATCGACGCCTTACTCGCAGATGTCCAAGTGGACATCGTTCACCTTAACAACTTCCTGCATCACATTTCGCTTTCGATTATCGAGCCTATAAAAAAACGCAGAATCCCCATAGTCTGGTCTCTTCACGACCACATACTGGTTTGTCCCAATACTAATCTTTACAACGATAAGCTGGGCGAACCTTGCGACCTTTGCAGGAATTTTATTAAACGGTTGGTGCTTCCGCCTGTCAAACGATGCAAAAAGGGTTCCTTTGGCGCAAGCCTCATGGCATCACTTGAAGCATTATACATTGCAACCAAAAAACCCGCCTTAATACCGAAATTTTTTATTGCGCCAAGCAATTTTCTTGTTAGAAAGCACGCGGAAATGGGCTTTGATACTACCCGATTCGTAGTAGTACCCAATCCAGTTGACACAAAGTTCTTCACGCCTCACCCCGAGCCAGGAAATTATGCTCTTTATTTCGGAAGGCTTTCCGCTGAAAAGGGTCTTGAGCACATGATAAAGGCATTCGCGATGCTTGGGAAGTATGAACTTGTTATCGCTGGTGATGGTCCCATGCGTGCTGAGCTCGAAAAGCTGGCGGAGACTTTGGCTGCCCCCGTAAGGTTTGTAGGAAGGCTTGTTGGCGAAAAACTTAGAGAACTCATATATCGTTCACGGATGGTAATTTTACCCTCAGTCTGTTTCGAAAATGCACCTCTTATGGTTCTCGAAGGCATGGCGAGCGCAAAACCCATTCTTGCAAGCAACATTGGCGGAATTCCCGAGTTGGTTACCGACGATGTAGGCATCCTTTTTGAACCCGGCAGAGCAGAGGGCATAGCAGATGCGGTAGCAAAATTGTGGAACGATGAGAGGAAGCTGATTACTATGGGTAATAATGCCCGCAGACGAGTTGAAGAGAATCATTCCCCGGAGGTTCATCTCGTAAAAATTCTTGAGCTTTACAGGATGGCGGCAGGTGGGAATGGCTGAGCAAAAGCGAAAATTTCGTGAGTTTATATGGGCTACATATGACTTTGCCGACACCATTTTTTCTATGAATGTGGTGTCTCTTTATTTCCCGCTTCTTGTCGTAAGCGACTTCGGTGCTCCTGATATGTATGTTAGTGTGGCAAATTCTATCTCACAGCTTTTGGTAGTGTTTTTGGCGCCTATTTTCGGTTTGCTTTCGGACAGGGTAGGAAAAAGAATGGGATTTTTCTGGTCTTTTGCGCTTGGGACAGCCTTGGGAACGATAGCTATTCGCCTCGGTGCCTCAATGGGAACTTTGGGATTCGTTTTAGTATCGTTCGTAGTGGCGAATGTTTCCTATCAACTATCGCTAACTTTTTATAATTCACTGCTTCCCCGGGTTGCGAAACCTGAGCGCTGGGGTGTCGTAAGCGGTCTCGGAACTGCACTCGGATATGTGGGTTCCATAGCTGGGATGGCTATTGTTATGCCGTTCAACACCGGAAGCCTGTTCGGGCTCAGAGTTCCCATTCCAGCCGGAGGAAGAATTGCTACTTTTATTCCTACTGCTCTACTTTTCTTTGCTTTTGCGTTGCCAACGCTGATTTATTTCTGGCTCGACGAGCGAAAGAGAAAGTATCCTGCGGAAAAATCGCAGGTCCAAGGTCTTAAAGCAATTTTTGAAACACTTTCTGATTCGAAAAAATACCCCGGTATCCGAAGATTTCTTCTGGCAAGGCTTTTCTATCAGGAGGCCGTTGAGACTACGATAATTTTTATGGGCGTTTTCGCGGAGAAAGCTATGGGTATGGACGATGCTTCCAAAATAGCTTTTTTCATTATCGCCACTACGGCAGCTATAATTGGTTCATTTTTGTGGGGCCGCATTACTGACAGCATAGGAGCACATCGCGCGCTTATCTATGACCTTATAGGCTGGGTGATTGGTCTTTTAGCTATTGCTTTTTTCCCACATCGGGTGGTTTTCTGGGCAGTAGGAGCTTGGTTAGGTGTCATGCTTGGCGGCGTCTGGACCACATCGAGACCATACTTGCTTCGACTCGCTCCAAAGGATGCTGTCGGAAGATTTTTCGGCTTATATTCGATGACTGGCAAAGCAGCAGCAGTCGTGGGACCAATAGTTTGGGGAGCAACCACTTTGCTTTTCGCTCCGTTAGGACAGAGAATAGCATATCAAGCTGCAGTAGCAATGATGGCGGTGTTGGTCACCGTGGGAATGTTAATAATCTTGAAGAATAAAGATATTGAAATGTTAATTAAATCCTAATTTAAGAAAGGAGGAAATATTGAAGGATGATTTTGGTAGACTCTATTCAAAAAGAATTATAGCTGGAAGCAGAACCTATTTCTTTGATGTTAAAGAGACTGGAGATGGTGTAAAATACTTGACAATTACGGAGTCACGGAAAATCGACGACGGCGAGTTTAGACGGGAAAGAATATTTATTTTCGAAGAATACATCGATCTATTCATTCAGGGACTCATGAATGCGGTTGACTTCGCAAAAAAACAATAATGGTTATTTTCAGAGCGATATTGACGTTATATTCATGTCCTAATTAATTACAGCAACTCTCTTGGGTCCACTATTTCACCTGCTACTGCAGCTGCGGCGGCCGTGTACGGGCTTGCAAGATATATGAAGGCGTTCGGATTGCCCATCCTGCCTTTAAAGTTGCGATTGGCGGTTGATATACATATCTCACCATCAGCGAGGACGCCCTCGTGCGCGCCGAGACAAGGTCCGCAACCGGGATTCATCAAAATAACGCCGGCATCGATAAGCTTTTTTGCCGTTCCATCAGCTATAATTTCCGAAAGGACTTTGCTGCTCGCCGGGAATGCGAGCATTCTAACACCGTTAGCGACACGCCTGCCCGCAATTATCGAGGCTGCCATGTGAAAATCCTCGACTCTCCCGTTGGTGCACGAACCGAAAAACACCTGATTAACTTTCGTGCCAACCACATCGGCAACGGGAGCAACATTATCGACAGTGTGAGGCATTGCGACCATCGGTTCTAATTCATCGAGATTGTAGTTTAAAACTTCAACATACTGCGCGTCCGGGTCGGGAAGAATGTGTTCGTACTTAATTTGCGTTTTATCGCTGAGAAACTCGTCGACTTTGTCGTCAGGATGAACTATACCGAACTTCGCGCCCATTTCTACGGACATATTAGCGAGCACCATTCTGCTTGCTACGGACATATTCCTGATGCCCTCACCTGCGAACTCTACGGAACGATAAAGAGCACCATCAGCGCCGATGTCGCCTATGATTTTTAAGATGAGGTCTTTCGATGTCGTGCCAAAAGGAAAGTCGCCATAAATTTTTATAAGCATGCTTTCCGGTACTCGAAGCCACATTTTACCCGTTGCCCATATCGCGGCGACCTCGCTTCGTCCGATTCCTGCGCTGGCAGCGCCCAAAGCTCCATAGGTGGTAGTGTGAGAGTCGGCGCCAAGAATCAATGCTCCGGGATAGGCGAACCCCTCCTCAACGAGCACTTGATGGCATATCCCTCGTCCCACATCGTAAAAGTGTTTTATCCCGTTTTTCTGGGCGAATTCTCTTATTAGTTTGTGGTTGTTTGCGTAGGCAGCGGTTGATGGTGGCACCGTATGATCGAGAATTATAACTGGTTGTTCAGGATCGAGAACACGCTCTATAGGAAGTTGAGCGAATTTTTTCGATATAGCGGCGGTATTGTCGTGGGAAAGCACATGGTCCGGTCGAACTTCCACTATTTCGCCCACTTCAACGCTTCCCCTGCCGCTTTTTTTGGCCAGAATTTTTTGAGCTATTGTCTGTCCCATACTACTCCTTTCTTAGTATTTCTTCGTAGCCGACTGTTTCTACATCTTTTGCTATCCGTTTTATTAGCCCACGCAAAACTTTACCCGGTCCTATTTCAACGAACCTGTTGTCTCCGTCACGAACCATGCTTTCTACTATGTCAATCCAGCGAACGGGATGAGTAAGCTGAAGGACGAGGTTTTTCCTTATTTCTTCGGGATTTTCAACTCTATCACCGGTGACATTAGCGTAAAATCTGACCTTCGGCGGAGAAAAGTCTATTTTGGAAAGCACTTTCTCCATTTCTTTTTGAGCTTCCTCCATAAGTGGCGAATGGAAAGCACCCGATACAGCGAGTCTAACCACTTTTTTCGCACCTCGTTCGGAAAGCATTTTCTCGGCTTTGTCAAGGATTTCGATTTCACCGCTTATAATGAACTGCCCGGGCGCGTTGTAGTTTGCTACTTCGATTATCCCCTCACTCTTTAGCGAGCTAACCACCTCTTTGACATCCTCGAGTGCAACCCCAAGCGGAGCCAGCATTCCACCTTTCTTTGCCTGCGACATAAGCCTTCCGCGCTCTACGACGGCGTGCAAACCATCCTCAAAGGTCAATACGCCAGCAGCCACAAGCGCCGAGTATTCTCCGAGCGAGTGCCCAGCAACAGAGTCGTAGCTTTCGTCAACGACATTAAGAACCGCATACGAATGAACGAAAATGCAGGGCTGAGTGTATTGCGTCTGGGAAAGCGTCTGTTTATCAGCTTCGAAAGATAGCTCGCTTATTTTAAGTCCCGAAAGGCTATCTGCTCTTTTGTAAATCTCGCGAACGATGTCAAACTTGTCGTATAAATCCTTGCCCATCCCGGGATATTGTGAACCCTGCCCCGGAAAAACGAATGCTGTGCTCATTCGATGCTCCTTTCTTTATCGGATAAAATTCCTCTATATTTATTGCGCATCGGAACCAAAATATCAATAAAAATTGAATTTGCGAAAGGATAACTTGATTAATAACACTTTTGCGATAAATTTATATTAATGAAGTGCAAAAACTTGTTAAAATTGGCGTTTATCCTTATCGTTGTTGTTTTAACCTGCACGGGGTCCGTGAGAATGAAGCTACCAAAACCCAATCTTAAAGGCACAGTATCGGTGGAGGAAGCTATAGCGCGGCGGCGTAGCATAAGGCGTTTCAAGAAAAGACCCCTAACCATAAAGCAGATATCACAACTTTTGTGGGCCTGCCAGGGAATCACCGACCCCATAAACAAATTAAGAGCAGCCCCTTCCGCCGGTGCAACATATCCTTTCGAAACATATGTGGTCGTGGGCGATGTCGAAGGGCTTGAGGATGGCGTGTATCATTACGAACCCGAGACGCACTCGATAACTCTGGTAAGAAGCGGCGATTTAAGAAGATTGCTTGCTATAGCATGCCTCAGACAGATGTTCATAGAGGATGCGCCGGCTACAATAGTTCTGGCTGCGGTTTTTGAGAGAACAAAGAGATACTACGGAGAGCGGGCATACAGATACATATCCATGGAGGCTGGGCATATAGGCGAGAATCTGCATCTTCAGTGCGTTGCCATGGGCTTGGGGACGGTAATGGTTGGTGCTTTTTACGATAACGATGTGAAAACAGTTTTAGGGATAGATGAGCATCCGCTTTATGTTATGCCGGTGGGATACCCGCGCTGAGCATAAAAAAACAAAATAAATAGATGGAGAACATGATGAGAAAAATCTGGTTTATCCTTTTAATGGGTTTGTTGTCGGTGGTTTCAGCGGGAACAATTCTGGTTCTTGACTTTGAGGGGACAGTTGACCCGCCTATGGCTACTTACATATCCCGCGGCATTGACCGCGCCAACCTTGAGAACGCGGAAGCAGTGCTTATCGTTATGGATACGCCGGGCGGGCTTCTTTCCGCAACCAAGTCCATCGTTCAGAAAATACTCAACTCAAGGGTCCCCATTATTGTCTATGTTTATCCGTCGGGTTCGCGGGCAGCATCAGCAGGGGCATTCATAGTTGTTGCATCCCATGTTGCTGCGATGGCTCCAGGGACGAGGATAGGTGCAGCACATCCTGTCGGGATAGGAATGTTCTCGGACACATCGGCGATAATGCGCGAGAAAGTAACCCAGGACGCCGCTGCATGGATTCGCTCCATAGCAAAACTTCGCGGAAGAAATGTTAGCGTGGCGCAGGAATTCGTCCTGTCATCCCAGTCGATAACGGCTTCCGAGGCGCTTAAACTCGGTGTTATCGACACTATGGCAAAAAGCATAGACGAACTTCTTCAAATGCTTGAGGGCAAAGTAGTTACGGTTAACGATGAACCAGATACACTTCATACCGCTCGTGCGAACATGGTTGAGATAAAAATGCCGCCTCAGCAAAGGTTTCTTCACAAAATTCTCGACCCCAATATCGCCTATCTGCTGCTTATGCTTGGTCTTCTTGGGATTGCGATAGAATTGCAGCATCCCGGAGCGGTCGTGCCCGGTGTGGTTGGGGTAATCTCAATTCTTTGCGCGATGTATGCCTTTCAGATACTGCCTGTGAATTATGTGGGCGTTCTATTGATAATCGCTGGAATAATAATGCTCATATTGGAGGTAAAGATGCCGGGATTCGGGGTTTTGTTTACCGGTGGGCTCGTGTCGATACTTTTCGGTTCGTTCATGCTTACCGCCTCAAATGAGCCTGCCCTAAGAATAGACTGGTGGACCATAATACCCGTGGTGGCTTTTTTCTCAGTCCTGTTCCTGTTTATAGTGACCAAGGCAGTTCTAATTCACCGCAAACCGCCAAAAACAGGGATGGAGGGACTCGTCGGAGAGATGGGGGAAGTTATAGAACGCATTTCACCGAAAAAGACTGGCAGAATATTCGTCCACGGCGAGATATGGAATGCCCGCTCCAACCAGAACATAAAGCGCGGCGAAAAAGTAAAAGTAATCGGAGTAAAAGGGCTTGTGCTTGAGGTGGAGAAGGTGGAAGAGTAAATTAATATTGAGGCTCGATTTTTTTTTTTTTCGTATATTTAAAAAGCGGAATAAAATTCAGGGGGTTCTATGATGAGAAAATTGATATTTGTTTTCATTCTTATTTCGTTTGGCTTCTCATTCGCCGGTTGGATTCACTACTTCCCCCAGGTAATATATGGCGTCCGCCTTCCCCCACACACTGGCAGATTCTCAGACAAAATCTGTGTTCACAAAATAACGACAGTCGGTGACGACATTATAATAGCCTTCGCAAGAGGCAAAGCTTTCACAAGACTAATAAGGATGGATAAACATGGGAGAATAACGGATGATTTGTTTTTCGGATACTATGATCTTGATACAACTGTATACATACAACCTATGGGATTGGAAAGAGGGCTTCGGAGTTATCTTGAGCTTTATTTTACTAGACGCACTATTCCTTCCTCGACATGGGAGACTGGTGTGCTTTACTTTGATTCGTCGCTCACAGTCACAGACGAACTCATATTCGATTATGGAATCAGTTATTTAGGCGGTGATATATGCCGGGTTGACAGCAGTTATATAATCGGAGGCATAGTAGTCAGCAGGATTAATTTCGATGGAGATACTATATGGCACCTTGACATGACGGATACCTTGCCAGATTACTATGGCGTGGGGATTGCTGTAAGTCCCGATAAAAAATTTGCGTTTGTATGTGTCGCAGATGATAGGCCCGATGAATACATAAACACAAAAGTCGTCAAACTTGATTTGGATTCGGGAACTGTATTATGGACAAAAACGGCTTTGCGCGTAGGTTGGATTCGCGAAGTGAACAAAAATTATTTCGCGCTTTACCCAACCCCGGATGGTGGCTTGTTCCACTTCAGTAGAAGCACTGGACGACACTCCGTCTATTACTATTACCCGTCATCAGGAGATGAATATCGAGTTCAACCCGAGTCTGGCTACGGAAATTTTAGATTCTGGTGTTTTACTCCCATCGATTCAAACCTTTTCTGGGCAGGAGGCGCATTCAAATACGGCTCTGACTCAACCTTTGCAGCCATAGCAAAAGTAAGGTTAGAAGGAGAATACTATAGATTAAAATTCAGATTCATTTATATGAAAACCTTCCCCATCCGCGGTTTTGTTGAGAAAATCATTCCATTCGATGACTCGCTCATTATCGCTGGCATCGGCGACGCCTATGTCGGTGAATATTCAAACTACTATTTCGTCATGAAAACGGATACTCTCGGAAACACCGGCATAGCCGAGAATCGTTTTCCTCTCCCAGCCAGTCCAAAAATAGCCGTTTACCCAAACCCGTTCAACAAAGCATGCAGGATAACCTATCCCTACGACGAGAAGTGGAGCGTTAAGATATACAACACAAAAGGTCGTCTTGTCTATGAGTCCGGAGAGATATCGGGAAAAAGTTTCGTCTGGCAGCCCGAAGATAGGGTGGAAAGTGGGTTATACATCGTTGTTGCGGGCAACGAAGAAAGAAATTTGGCCGGAAAAGTATTTTTTGTAAAGTAAGGGGGGATGAGCAATGAGAAAAATTATCGTTTCCGTCGTTCTTGGTTTTTTATGTTTAGCGGCGGCGCAGTATGCAAACAATTTTGTCACAGATGAAAGTTTCTGGATAACTTTCTTCCCCGGGGCACTCTATCAGAGTCTATATTATCCCTTATATCCCAGTGTTGCCGTAAATCCGAGAGGAGAGGTATTCGTCGCTTTCTCAAAGGACGAGGAAGGACACAGCTCCGCCAGATACTATTCTGGATACATACAAGTGGTTAAAATCGATAGATACGGCAGGATAGTTGGCGACAAATACATAGGAACCTATCGACCGGACAGCTTCTACAAATGCATGTGCCCCATGGGGATAGCGACAAGAGGCTCCACCACCGTCGAGGTCTTCACATTTCTAAAGCAGGGCACGGACGGTTTCGGGGGAATAGGAGTGATAAAATTGGATAACAACCTGAGATTATTGGAAGTTCTGCCGCTAATGGAGACAAAAATTAGTTCTATATACAAAAATTACATAGAGCCAACCCCCGATGGATACATTATTGCCTCAGGCAGAATCCAAGAGTGGCCATATGAGCGTATTGAACTTGTCGTAAAACGAGTCGATTTAAGCGGAAGAACAATCTGGTCGCATACATATACGGACGCCGACTGGGGCGTAAAAGCAACATACAGTCCCGATAATACCATTTTTGTTATAGCAGTAACAGGGCTGAGCACAGTTATGTCGCTTTACGACAGTGTGGTCGTGCTCAAGCTCGATGGTCGCGACGGCGCACCTATCTGGAAAACTAA
Proteins encoded in this region:
- a CDS encoding amidohydrolase family protein; amino-acid sequence: MLTIIGKIRFPERTFGRIIIKGNKVVELDDSHELPENSDVLELGEKVLIPALTDSHVHFFQTGLYLGALNLGDVRTKAELVQKLRNTDPTSNLIGKILWGYDYDPIDSMPTADELTDIFGDIPVVIRRADGHSCSLSRAAMKLLPERLRNENGIYLGKSNELVIEHLFTLLDEETLKDAAKRVSDFAVKAGALFVHALVPNIRWARVLMTIKDSLPIKLTIFVETTDVASVAELGLKQIGGCILLDGSFGSRTAALSKPYTDAPENRGILYFTDDRLYQFFMDARAKSLRVAMHAIGDAAIEQYLRVAEKVSGGAPLHGWRIEHAELAHGELLERIARLSLTLSVQPTFEIRWGGPNGMYAKRLGDRWRQTNQFRRARELGINLIGGSDSYITPIDPVGGIVAALAHPNDEQRLEFSEAMEMFSDAPARWEGRKPPLREGSEALGIILDSDFGEKRKPKVVGVVRGERVEWVY
- a CDS encoding phosphatase PAP2 family protein, encoding MLDAIAKIDLIAFNFINHHLACRILDFTMILMSDRKLWIPIIFSGMIFLVVFGGKRGILAAVAIIIAVSISDLTAAKFLKPLIGRLRPCLSLDVRLVLGCGGRFSFPSNHAANSAAIAMALFTFYKKSLRFTVPLAIAVGFSRIYLGVHYPSDVLGGFAIGAAIGYATSWVIKQIFAKNADHNRKNTVPRADFRTDNYKGEQGC
- a CDS encoding radical SAM protein, whose product is MDGLIAITYRCNARCKMCHIWQHPSKPSEEITPKDLEKIPDGLRFVNITGGEPFVRDDVGDFIEVLRKKAGRIVISTNGFFTDKILDIAKKYPDVGIRVSLEGFSKVNDYLRGMDGGFERGLKTLVELHAMGHKDIGFGITLSDDNIEDLLPLFHLSEAMGMEFATAAVHNSYYFHKEDNKISRQNEMIKALEQLVNELLATSRPKNWFRAYFNHGLINYVRGGKRLLPCMAGTVLFFIDPYGEVHPCNAMNVSFGNIKDKSWDELWHGEHAEKIRKMVAQCQKNCWMIGSVAPMIKRNLIRVGMWVAARKLGSIFGVRYNASK
- a CDS encoding glycosyltransferase family 4 protein, with product MNVLIVNTLYYPQGGAPQYGLMLAKLLSGAGHNPIPFAMKTPHDLPTPYSKYFVSFIDFKEELRKRSPKSFFKVLSRIFHFSEAAEKIDALLADVQVDIVHLNNFLHHISLSIIEPIKKRRIPIVWSLHDHILVCPNTNLYNDKLGEPCDLCRNFIKRLVLPPVKRCKKGSFGASLMASLEALYIATKKPALIPKFFIAPSNFLVRKHAEMGFDTTRFVVVPNPVDTKFFTPHPEPGNYALYFGRLSAEKGLEHMIKAFAMLGKYELVIAGDGPMRAELEKLAETLAAPVRFVGRLVGEKLRELIYRSRMVILPSVCFENAPLMVLEGMASAKPILASNIGGIPELVTDDVGILFEPGRAEGIADAVAKLWNDERKLITMGNNARRRVEENHSPEVHLVKILELYRMAAGGNG
- a CDS encoding MFS transporter encodes the protein MAEQKRKFREFIWATYDFADTIFSMNVVSLYFPLLVVSDFGAPDMYVSVANSISQLLVVFLAPIFGLLSDRVGKRMGFFWSFALGTALGTIAIRLGASMGTLGFVLVSFVVANVSYQLSLTFYNSLLPRVAKPERWGVVSGLGTALGYVGSIAGMAIVMPFNTGSLFGLRVPIPAGGRIATFIPTALLFFAFALPTLIYFWLDERKRKYPAEKSQVQGLKAIFETLSDSKKYPGIRRFLLARLFYQEAVETTIIFMGVFAEKAMGMDDASKIAFFIIATTAAIIGSFLWGRITDSIGAHRALIYDLIGWVIGLLAIAFFPHRVVFWAVGAWLGVMLGGVWTTSRPYLLRLAPKDAVGRFFGLYSMTGKAAAVVGPIVWGATTLLFAPLGQRIAYQAAVAMMAVLVTVGMLIILKNKDIEMLIKS
- a CDS encoding DUF3276 family protein, whose product is MKDDFGRLYSKRIIAGSRTYFFDVKETGDGVKYLTITESRKIDDGEFRRERIFIFEEYIDLFIQGLMNAVDFAKKQ
- a CDS encoding 3-isopropylmalate dehydratase large subunit produces the protein MGQTIAQKILAKKSGRGSVEVGEIVEVRPDHVLSHDNTAAISKKFAQLPIERVLDPEQPVIILDHTVPPSTAAYANNHKLIREFAQKNGIKHFYDVGRGICHQVLVEEGFAYPGALILGADSHTTTYGALGAASAGIGRSEVAAIWATGKMWLRVPESMLIKIYGDFPFGTTSKDLILKIIGDIGADGALYRSVEFAGEGIRNMSVASRMVLANMSVEMGAKFGIVHPDDKVDEFLSDKTQIKYEHILPDPDAQYVEVLNYNLDELEPMVAMPHTVDNVAPVADVVGTKVNQVFFGSCTNGRVEDFHMAASIIAGRRVANGVRMLAFPASSKVLSEIIADGTAKKLIDAGVILMNPGCGPCLGAHEGVLADGEICISTANRNFKGRMGNPNAFIYLASPYTAAAAAVAGEIVDPRELL
- the fabD gene encoding ACP S-malonyltransferase encodes the protein MSTAFVFPGQGSQYPGMGKDLYDKFDIVREIYKRADSLSGLKISELSFEADKQTLSQTQYTQPCIFVHSYAVLNVVDESYDSVAGHSLGEYSALVAAGVLTFEDGLHAVVERGRLMSQAKKGGMLAPLGVALEDVKEVVSSLKSEGIIEVANYNAPGQFIISGEIEILDKAEKMLSERGAKKVVRLAVSGAFHSPLMEEAQKEMEKVLSKIDFSPPKVRFYANVTGDRVENPEEIRKNLVLQLTHPVRWIDIVESMVRDGDNRFVEIGPGKVLRGLIKRIAKDVETVGYEEILRKE
- a CDS encoding SagB/ThcOx family dehydrogenase yields the protein MKCKNLLKLAFILIVVVLTCTGSVRMKLPKPNLKGTVSVEEAIARRRSIRRFKKRPLTIKQISQLLWACQGITDPINKLRAAPSAGATYPFETYVVVGDVEGLEDGVYHYEPETHSITLVRSGDLRRLLAIACLRQMFIEDAPATIVLAAVFERTKRYYGERAYRYISMEAGHIGENLHLQCVAMGLGTVMVGAFYDNDVKTVLGIDEHPLYVMPVGYPR
- a CDS encoding nodulation protein NfeD, whose product is MRKIWFILLMGLLSVVSAGTILVLDFEGTVDPPMATYISRGIDRANLENAEAVLIVMDTPGGLLSATKSIVQKILNSRVPIIVYVYPSGSRAASAGAFIVVASHVAAMAPGTRIGAAHPVGIGMFSDTSAIMREKVTQDAAAWIRSIAKLRGRNVSVAQEFVLSSQSITASEALKLGVIDTMAKSIDELLQMLEGKVVTVNDEPDTLHTARANMVEIKMPPQQRFLHKILDPNIAYLLLMLGLLGIAIELQHPGAVVPGVVGVISILCAMYAFQILPVNYVGVLLIIAGIIMLILEVKMPGFGVLFTGGLVSILFGSFMLTASNEPALRIDWWTIIPVVAFFSVLFLFIVTKAVLIHRKPPKTGMEGLVGEMGEVIERISPKKTGRIFVHGEIWNARSNQNIKRGEKVKVIGVKGLVLEVEKVEE